The DNA region TTTAATGTTAATAAATATTGATAAATTTCAAGAAATAAATGACCTTTATGGAGATGAAACAGGGAATAACCTTCTAGTTCATATCTCTGAACTATTAGAAGAAAATTCACCTAAATCTTCAAATTTATTCAAACTACATGCAGATGAATATGCCTTATATTATGAGCAAGATATATCACTTGAAGAGTTACAAAGTTTAGCTCTTTATTTAATAGAAATTATTGAAAAAAATATATTTGTAGTAAATGAAGGGAATGAAGCACATGTTAATGTATCAGTAGGAATTGCAGTTGGAAATGAAGCACTTCTTACAAATGCAGATATTGCTCTTAAAATTGCAAAAAGAAAAAGACAAAAATTCATTCTTTATGATTCATCAATGAAAATTGAGCATGAGTATGAACAAAACCTAAAATGGGGTAAAAAAATCAAAGATGCTATCAAGGATGATAGAATAGTTCCACTATTCCAACCAATAGTTAATACTCAAACTCAAGAAGTTATAAAGTATGAATCATTAATAAGATTAAAAGATGAATCAGGAGAGTTAATCTCCCCTATTCACTTCTTAGATTTAGCAAAAAAGAATAAACTTTATCCTCAATTAACTATGATAATGGTGAGAAAAACATTTGAAAAGTTTAGTAAAATAGATAAGAAAATATCTATAAACTTAAGTGTTGATGATATTTTAAATAAAGAAGTTTATGATTGTATAATGACTCATCTAAAAATATCAAATTTTGGGCAAAGAGTAGTTTTCGAACTAATTGAATCAGAAGGTATTGAAAATTTTGATGAAGTATTAAATTTTATTGAAGAAGTTAAAACTTATGGATGTCAGATTTCCATAGATGACTTTGGTACTGGATATTCAAACTTTGAATACCTGATGAAATTAAAAGTTGATTATATAAAAATAGATGCATCAATGATAAAAAATATTGATGTAAATAAAGACTCACAAATGGTAACAGAGACGATACTTGACTTTGCCAATAAGATGGGTATAGAAACAATTGCTGAATTTATTCACTCAAAAAATGTATATGAAAAAGTAAAAGAATTAGGAATACATTATGCTCAAGGTTATTACTTTGGGGAACCAATGAGTTTGGATTAGACTATAATTTTACACTTTAAATAATTTTTTAATTTATTTTTAGATAATATTTTCTATTACTTTTATAAAGGCTATTTTTATGTCTAGCAAGATAGAAAATATTACTAAACAACTGCGATCACAAATCAACCAAAACATAAAAGCAAGAATAAGACTAATAAACTATAGAAGTGACTTGCCAGATATACTAAATGAGAGTTTGAGTGTATATAAACTAAATGGTATTAGTAAAGTAAATAGTCCATATGAATTTGAAGTAGTATTTGTAAGTGAAGAGTTTATAGAAATAGAAGATATAGTAGATACAGATGTAGAACTAATAATACAAGATGAAATAAACCCAATAGATAAAAAAAGTATCTATGGAAAGATTTATGAAGCAAGTGAAGATAGTGTAGTAGCAAAAAAATACCTTTATAAAATAAAAATAGTATCTCCTTTGTATTATCTTGGATTAAATAATAGATATGAGATATATCATGAAAAAAAAGTAAGTACAATATTTAGTGAAATAATAAATAAATATAACCAACTGTTAAATATAAATGTAGATGTAAAAATAGATATAAAAAATGAAGTAACAAGAGAATATACAACCCAATATAATCAAAGTGATTTAGAATTTCTAACAATGCTATGTGAAGAAGAAGGTTATAGCTTTATAGTAGAATACTCATCAAATAATCCATATAATATAGTGCTTTGTAAACTAACAGAACATGCAATAATAAATAGCTATAGTAGTGTAAGCCAATTTAATCATAGTAAAAGATTCACAGCAACTAATATAATAGAAGATTATTATGATTACTCAAATCCAAGCTTGGAATATAAGATACAAACAGGAGCAGCAATAACTTCAAGTATTAAAGATAATCAATCAACAAGTCAATTAAGAGTAGATATAAAAAGGAATAACCTAAGAGATAAACTAAATGTTCTTGATGAGAGTCTTTATAAAGATTTGGATAAATATAATAAAATAGAAGCAAAAAGAGAATATGTAAAATCAAACTTGATAAAAGGAACTAGCCAAGAATTAGTAATAAATGATAGTTTGAATATAGAATTAGAAGATGAAAGAGCAAAAAAAGTATTTGATGTAATTATCCTTGAAGTAAAATATAATGGGATCTTTCCAAATGCATTGGATGAATATATACAAAATGTAAATGAAAAGAAAAAACATGAACTGCAATATGAAGTAGAATTTACTTCAATTCCAAAAGATATAGATTATGTTCCAGCATATACAATAATAAAACCAAAAATAAACTCAGTACAAACAGCAATAGTAGCAAGTAGTAATAGTAATACAAAAGAAGATGCGAATACAATAGATGTAGATGAACAAGGAAGAATAAAAGTATTGTTTCACTTTGAAGAGAATAAAACAATATCTTGTTATTTAAGATACTCAAACTTCTTTGCAGGTAATAATTATGGAGCACAATTTCTACCAAGAGTAAATAGTGAAGTAATAGTAAGTTTTGTAAATGGAGATGTAGATAAACCAATAATAATAGGAAGCTTGTATAATGGAGAGAATAAAGTACCATATAACCTTCCAAAAGATAAAACAAAGAGTTATATCAAAACAAACTCAATGCCACAATATGAACATAAACAAGGGTATAATGAGATACTGTTTGAAGATAAACAAGGTGAAGAGTTACTATCATTTAGAGCACAAAAAGATTTAAAAACCCATGTGTTAAATGATGAATATAAACATATAGAGAATAACTCAAAACTATTAGTAGAAAATGATAAAGAAGAGACAATTCAAAAAGACTCAATCATAACAGTAGGAGAAGAGGAAAGAAAGAGTATAAAAGCAAACAAGATTTTAACTGTTGAGAAAGAATCTATTACTACTATTAAAAATGATTGTGAAGAACACTATAAACAAAACTTAGAAACACTAATAAAACAAGATGAAAAGACATATTTAGAAAGAGATGTAGAACTTAGAATCAAAAATATCTTGCATAAATATATTCAAAAAGATGTATCTGATAAATTCTTACAAAATCTATTTGTAAAAATAGGAAAAGAACTAAGAGTTGATATAGAAGATGGATTTCATCTAAATACAAATGATTTAAAAGTGCAAGCTTCAGATAATTGCTTATTTGATGGAGCAAATGGTATAAGCTTTAAATGTGGAAGTAATATCCTAACAGTAGATGCAAGTGGTATTCACTTTAATACTCCAAACTTTGTAGATAATAGTGCTAATGGTGGAGTAAGTGTTGAGGATGTAATAAGGGATGAAGACATAATGAACGTAAGATTAAATGACTTAAATAACAATTATCTTACAAAAACAATTGATAAAGATGTAGTATTAAAAGCAGACACTACATTATCAGATGGAAGAAATATAAAAGTATCATTAATTATCTTAGATAAAGAAGGAAAAGAACTTGCAAGGCAAACAAAAAATACAACTATAAAAAACAAACGCATTTCTGAATATTTTGATAAAGAAGAAATTATGAAAGAACACAACCTTTCATATGAGGATATTTATGAAATTGAAGGAGAAGTAGAATGGTAAAATTACTTTTATCTAAGGACAATACTAAATGAACAAAAAATCACAAAAGAGTAAACATCCAAATGGTATTTTAAATGTATTAGTTTTAATTGCTGGAACTACAGACCCAGTTAATGCAAGTACAGAAAAAAGTAAATATGCAAATAGTTATACACAAGAAACTTCACAAGATTTAGCTTTACAAAATCATGAAAGTTATACTCAAGTACCAGTAAATTATTGGGATAAAGAGTTTAAAGAACAAATAGAAACCTTTGATGAAGAATATGTAAATTTGGTGCTTTTCCCATTTCATGGATGGACAGGTGATAATAGTAAAGAAAATAGAGAAATAGCAGGAGCATATTTAGTTAATAGACTTTGTGGTGCAAATGGTGAAAAAGCATACTATGAAGAAACTTGGCAAAATAAACCTATATATTTTCATCTTCTAGGACATTCTCATGGAGGAAATGTAGTTAATGAAATGACAAAACAAATTGATAAATTAGGTTCAAAATGGCCAAAAGATTGGAAAATTAAATCTCTCATTTATCTTTCAACACCATTTTTTAAAAAATTACATCAAGTAAAAGTAAATGAAAACTTTTTTCATAAAGATGCAGAAGTATTAAGCTTATACAATGACTTTGATTTAACTCAACGAATGTTAGCTGATTTTTCTATGGAAACACTTTCTGATGAGATTGAAAAGTTAGATACTAGTGGTTTATCTGATGTTATAGATGATTTTAAAACCTATGTTGAGTCTTTCCCTATTGATAATTTAAAAGATTATGGATGGGATAAAGGTTATCTTACTATGAGCTATCAAGATGGTTTAGAAGTTTATAATTATACCATAAAACAATTGTTACCCTCATTGAAAGATATTTTAGCTGAAATTGTAAGCATAATCAACCAACTTTCAGAACAAAAAACCTATGAAATAAATCATAAAGATTTAAAAAAGAAAATTGATAAAAAAGAGCATACTATTATAGAAGCCACAGAAGCTAAAAACTTAAAATCTTTTATACAGCTTATTGATACAGATATAAATGAAATAATTACAGATCTTAAAAAAGTTGTTGAAAATAATAAAAGTGCATCAACTTTTTCAAAACTTGAATACTTAAAAATACTTTTTGCAGATGCTGAAATTCAACTTATCCCTAATCTAATAGAGTTTTTAAATATAAATCCTGCAACACTACAAGGTGCAGGCAATCCTTTATGGAATACTCTTTATAAAATACTACAACATAATATTGCTTATTATGATAATACTTATGCTAAACCTGATATTCAGTTTGAAAATAGTTTTTTAAAAGATAAGATTACCAATATAAATGTAACAAATGATGATATATATAGCTCAAAAAAAGAATCTAAAAACTATTATGAGTTTATAAAATATATTGAAGAGATAGAAGAGCGATATGAAAAAAACAAAACTCAATTTAATCTATTAGATTTACTTTTTACTCTTATAGCTAATGATAAAAAAGCTAAAACCTTATTAAACACATTGCCAAGTATTATAAATAAAATTGACATAGTTGAATATATTGTTACAGGAGAAGCAGATAGAAGATTAAAACTTTTAAGAAAATTACTTACTAATATAAAAACTGTTTTTGATGTTAGAAGTTTTGGAGAGCTAGAAGATAGTTCACAAAAATTAATTCTTGAACAAGAAGAAAATAATAAAGATAGCAATCCATATAATGATACTTTAAAAAGAGGAAGTTTAATGTATTTTCTAATAGAATCTCACTCTACTAGCAGAAGAAGGTTTCATCAAAAAGTAAAAAAATTTTTAAAAAGATTAGGAGCAAAAAGATGACAAATAAATATATATGGCTTATTTTAAAGTTTCTTATTAGTGGAATCATATTATACGTAATGTACATAGATGTTATATTTATTATTGGATACGATGAATTAGAAAAAATTACAAAGATGGATACTGAAGAATTGATGACTTATACTCCAGAATTAGGCCTATTTAATTTGGGTTTTTTTGCTTTTGCAGGACTTTCAGAGTTTATTCTATTTTTTGGTAAAGTTTTTTTATTTTTTGTTCCTTTCTTAATTATAATATTAAATGTTATTCTAACAATTCTTATTTTTTTAGCAGTTCTTATTTTTAAAGAAAAACTTAAAATCTTAATTGTATCAAGTGCAATAATATTTATCTGTATTATGTTATTACTTAGTAGTTTTTAAACTAAAAAATTTGCATAAAATATTAAGATATAACGCAAATGCTTATGATAATACATACCAAACCAAATATTTAGTTTGAAAATCATTTTTTAAAGATAAGATTATAAAAGATATATCTACTTTAAAAAAATTACCAAAATTAACAATACTTGATATTTCCAATACACAAGTAACAGATGCAAGTGGAGTATTATCAAATACAAATGTCGATCCTAAATATTTAGCTTTCAGTGCAGATAATACACCACTTAAAATATGTTCTCCAAAATACTAAAGATATAAGAGAAAGAAAATCTTGTTTTGAAAAAGATGGTAAAACGTTAAAACCTTGGTGGAAAAGATGGTTTGGATTATAAAATATAACAGATAAATACTTGCAAAATCTATTTGTAAAAATAGGAAAAGAGTTAAGAGTTGATATAGAAGATGGCTTTCATCTAAATACAAGTGATTTGAAAGTGCAAGCTTCAGATAATTGCTTATTTGATGGAGCAAATGGTATAAGCTTTAAATGTGGAAGTAATATCCTAACAGTAGATGCAAGTGGTATTCACTTTAATACCTCAAACTTTGTAGATAATAGTGCTAATAGTGGAGTAAGTGCAAAAGATGTAGCAAAAGTAGAAATACCTAAACCATTATATGAAAAAGTAAGAGTAGTTGAACTAATTCCTACACTTACAAAACAAGATGATATAACACAAGTTTTAGAGTATGAAGCTATTGTCGAGAAGTTTTATAATGGTGTTTGGAGCAAAACTACTGATTTAACTCCTACTCAAGAAGCTCAATTACAATGGTATTTTATTAAAAACAATGATGAAGCAGACAAAGATATTTTAACAGATAATCCAACAAATGATAATATCACTATTAATGGATTAAAAATGAGTGTTACTTTAGAAGAAGAAAATATCTTTAAAATAGGACATGCACACTGTTTTGTAAGTAATAGTGAAGAAGAAGGATATACACAAACACAACTTGCAAGATATTTAGAAGTTGAAGACATACTTAGTTCTCATGTATCACAAGAAGAAGGTGAATGTATAGCTGTATTAAATGTAGAAGAACCAAGGCAAGAAGAGTTAGCACAAATTAGATGGCAAATTGAAGATACACCAAAAGATATTTATAATGGAAAAGAGACAATCATTCATAATCTAAAAGAAGAAAAAGTATATGAGATTAACTTCTTAGCATACATTGAAGGTAAAATTCAAGATGGTGCAAATAGTAAATTAACATATGATGAAAAAGGGAAATATATAAGTAGTTTAGGATTTGAAGATGATAACTAAGAAACTAGATGATAAGATAAAACTAACAGCAAAAACAGTAAATGTACAAATAGGACAAGAAGTAAAAGTAATTTTAAAACTTTTTGATAAAAATAAAAAAGTATTAGCACAAAAAGAGTATGAAGAGAAAGTACAAGAGAATACAAAAGTAGAGAAAAAATTTACAATCTTAAGCTTAGCAAATGAATTAAATATAGACTCTTCAAAAGTTAAATATGTTTCAGGATGGATTGATGCAGATAATGATGGAGAGATAACAAGAGAGTATGAAAAAGAAGTTTGGATGGAAGTAATTGAGGAGAAAATAACAGCTCTTTATTTTTCTTATAATCAACCTTCTAAGCCAACTGTTCATGAAGTAAAAGAAGGTGAGAATCTTTCTTTAATTGCCCAAAAATATAATACAACCGTAGAAGAACTAGTATCAGTAAATAAACTTGCAAATGCAAATATTATATATCCAAAACAATCTATACTTATTCATAATATAAATCAAGAAGAGGTAAATAGTATTAAACTTAATAATACATTTATTCCTTTAGGAACTAAAGTAAATGTTATAGCACATGGAACCAAAGGTTCAAAAGCTAAAATAAAAATTCTAGCAAATAATTCAAACTTTAACTTTTTAAAAGAAGAACAAGAGATAAGTGAATTTGATGTAACATTTGATGAAAATGGTCAATCAATAACACCAATAACTTTACGTCCTAAAAATATAAATGATTATAAAAGTCTTATAAATAAATTTATGCCAAAATTAGGTCAAGATATAAAAGAAGAAAAACTTATTTTAAAAGGTGAAATAAAAAAAGATAATTATCAATCTTCACTAGAAGTTGATGATATGAATACTATTGGATTATCTCACTATCAAACATATATAAAAAGTGCATATATTACAAATGCTTCAACAGGTAAAATAGAAGCAAAACTTACAGCAAAAAAGCAAGGTAATGATATAATCTTTCAAGACATAGAAGGACAAAATGTAGCAAGTACTCCACAAGATAAAGTAGCAAATGCACTTGGTAATATAAATAATGGCTTAGGTGGATTAGTAAAAGGTATGGAACATAAAAAAGGAAGCTTTGCATTAACAAATTCAAAAGGCATACATATCAAGCATTATGAAAGTGGATGGAGTGGAAATCAATATGTAAAAACATATAGTATGTCTAAATGGGCTAATGGACTTAGTAAGGGTACTTTTGTTATAAGTCTTGTTATTGGATATATCCAAATAGATTCAGCAATTGATAAAGATATGATAGAACTAAAGAAAAGAGGCATCAAAACATCAACTTTTATTGATGAATTTGGACAACATACAGAACAACAAATAGGAAGTACTGCTTTGGGATTTACAGGTGGGGTAATTCTTGGTCTAGTATCTCTACCCGCTAGCAGCAGCATGATAGTCACAGTTGGCACATTTATACTTATTAGTACATTTGTAGGTTGGACTCTTTCAAAAATAGGCGAAAAAAGTGTTGAATTATTTCAAAATATAAAAGGAAATACCATAATAAATAATTATCCACTAAAGGAAGAAAATTGAAAAAAATTGAATATTTTTATAATATAATATATTACTTTTTTTATAGAGCTTCTATTAAATTTGCTTTATTTGTTAGAGGACGATATAACCCTCTTATTTTTATTTTATATTTATTTTATAATATTCCTTATATAAGAAATAGATTTAAAGAAAAAGGTATATATGACCCACTTAAATGGCATTTAGGTTATGATAAAAAAGTGGAAGATACTTCCATTGGAAATCCAAAAGGAAGTGCTGGAACAATAATAGGTGCAGGCTTTTCAATTTCAATTATATTTTTCATTTACATGGGAATTTATCATATATTTAAATATTCATTATTTCCTACTTTTGAAGAACCACAGCATATGGATTTTATTATCCTTGCCATACTAGCTTTTTTAACTGATGTAATACTTTCACAAATTAATGATAAAGGTGAAAAATATATAAAAGAGTTCAATAAAAGAAAAGGTTGGTGGAGAACTAAGTGGAAAATTATCACTATATTAACTTTATTTTTAAGTCTTTGGTTTTGTTTATCTACCTCAAGTATTGGAAGTATTGGACGTTTTCTTATTAGTTTACATTCAAATGTTTAACCTAATTTATTAAAATTTTTTAAGGAAATTAGTTATCAATATAAAAGAAAAAATCACTAGAAGATGATATATAAAGAAATAAATTTTTTAAAAAGATGGTAAAACTTTAAAACCTTGGTGGAAAAGATGGTTTGGATTATAAGATGATAAGAAGCAAAGTATTTGAATCCATAAAAGTAAAAAGATATTTAATTATATTAGTAATAATTCTACTATTATCATCTTGTACTAATAGGGAAAATAAAATGAAAATAATTGCATACGGGACACCAGAATTTGAAGAATCTGTTAAAAAAGCTCCGATTAATCTAGAAAAAGCTTGGGACTTACAATTGAAATATTATGAAGAGAATGGAGAACAAATTATTGGTTCTCCCCTATTTTTTATTATAAATGATAAGTATATTTTTACTCCATATTATAATCCAAAAATTCCCGAAGTAAAACTTTCAGGAGTAAGTATTGATTCTCAAACAGGTGAAGCTACTTATGTAAATATGAAAGATAAACTTAAACCAAAATCTCAGTTTGGTTGGAGAAAGACTAAAGAATAAAAAGTTTAATAAAAGAGAAAGTTAGCAAAGAGCAAAGTAAAAATCATCACTATTGTTTAATCTAATTCTTTCTAACTTTTATCAAAATACTATTTTGTCTATCTCTAAAGATGATATTTTTATCATCTTTTTCAAAAAGTTTTTTGATAAAGCCATTTTCGTAGCTACTATTTAAATATCGTTTATTAAAACTTTTATAATCTAGACAACTAAAAGTATCGCTACATATTTGATTTTTATACATTTTTAGATTTAATATACTTTTACCAGCAGTAAAAATCTGAACTTGTGTATAGTCTTTATATCTATTAATAAATCCAGTATCATAAAATCTCATATTAGGAGTTTTTATAAGAATTGTAGCACTGCTACTTTTAACTGGTTGTTTTACTGCACAAGCACTGAAAAGTAAAGTAATGATTAAAAAAATATATTTATTTATAGCTTTTCCTTTTGTTTTGGATTATTTTACTATAATTGCGAAAAAATAAGATTAAAGGTTTGTTTTGTTAGTTCATATTTGTTGTTCAGTAGATAGCCACTACTTTTTAGAAAGAATCCAAGAAGAGTATCCAAATGAAGAGCTTGTTGGATATTTTTATGATCCAAATATTCATCCATATAGTGAATATAGATTAAGATATCTAGATGTAGAGTATTCATGTAAAAAGTTAGGGATTAAACTAATAGAAGGTGCTTACAATTTAGAAGAATGGCTAAAAAAAGTAAAAGGTATGGAGCATCTTCCTGAAAAAGGTGATAGATGTACAGTTTGTTATGATGATAGATTAGAAACTAGTGTAAAAAAAGCAATAGAATTAGGTCATGACAAGTTTACAACTACTCTTTTAATTTCTCCAAAAAAATCCCAAGAAAAACTTGAAAAAATTGGAGCAAAACTACAAGAACAAACAGGATTAGAGTTTATATTTAGAGATTATAGAGCTGGAAATGGTACCCAAATACAAGGAGAAGTTGTAAAACAACATTCACTTTATAGACAAAATTATTGTGGTTGTCTATTTGGTCTAACTCCACAAAGAGAAGCACAAAAAAAAGTAATGGATGAGATGTTTAATCCTATTTCAAATCAAATCCTTCCAGAATCAATTGAACAAAGACTTGAACTTTACAATAAAAGAAATGAGCTTGAAGATAAAAATGAACAATACAAAATAATCAAACAAAGATTTCTAAATTATCGTTTATTTAATGGAAAAGTTGATATAAATAAAAAAACAGTTCCATCATATTTTCTTTTTTATTCTACAATAAATAGAACAAAAACAAATGGAAGAGTTGAGTACGTTAAAGATGGTATTTGTTATTTAAATAGAGAAGAGATGAAAGTATTAGATATAAATACTTTTAATCAAATAGCACAAACTTCATATAAAAATGTAAAAGAGCTTATGTATAATCCTCCTATTATAAAAGAGGAACTAAAGATAAGAGATAAAATAGTAAATAATCCATATGATTTAAGTGCTGTAATTATTATTGATGAGATAATAGAAGGCAAATTTGATATAGAACTAAACACTATAACTTATGATGATGTAAAGGAAGAGATTATATGAAAATTTTAGTAAGTGCATTGGAAACTTCATCAAATATTCATCTAAAAGAGCTAAAAAAACATCTTGATGATGATATTGAACTTGTAGGAGTTTTTGATAAAGAATTAGGAAATCCACTTTATGATTTAACAGCTTTAGCCATTATGGGATTTGTAGATGCACTAAAAAAACTAAGATTCTTTTTTAAATTAAGAGATGAGTTAGTAGAACTTGCAAAGGATTGTGACAAAGTTTTACTAATGGATAGCTCAGGATTTAATCTACCTTTAGCAAAAAAACTTAAACAAACTTATCCAAATAAAGAGATTATTTACTATATACTTCCTCAAGCTTGGGCATGGAAGAAAAAAAGAGTTAAAAAACTTCAAGAATACTGCACAAAACTTTGTTCTATTATTCCTTTTGAGCAAGAGTTATACTCAAAAAAAGATATGATAAGTTATGTAGGTCACCCTCTTTTAGATGAAATAACTGAATTTAAACATGAATACAAACAAACAAATAAAATAGTTTTTATGCCAGGAAGTAGAAAAACAGAAATAACAAAGCACATGCCTATTTTTAGACAAATTGCAAAAGATCTTCCAAATAAACAACATATTTTAATTATTCCTTCAAAATTTGATGAAATGTATGTAAAAAAAACCTATGGGGATACAAGTGATTTTATTATTTCAAATGATGCACACCAAAGTTTAATTGATGCAGAATTTGGATTTATTTGTTCAGGAACTGCAACTTTAGAAGCAAGTTTAATTGGAACACCATTTGTTATGTCCTATGTTGCCAAAAAACTTGATTACTTTATTGGAAAAATGTTTGTAAAACTTCCATATATTGGTCTTGCAAATATATTTTTTGACAAAATGGGGAAAAATGCTATTCATAAAGAGTTCTTCCAAGAAGATGTTACAACTAAAAATCTTTTGGCAGAATATAAAAATATGGACAAAAAGCAATTTTTAAATAATTCAAAAGTATTAAGAGATTATTTGCAAAATGGTAGTTCAAAAAATGTTGCTCAAATAATACAAAACTAATTTTTTTTTTGATAAAATGTATGACTATTAAAAAGACACTAAATTAGGATATTAAGAATGTTAGACGTTATGGAAATTCAAGAGATTTTACCTCATAGATACCCATTTTTATTAGTTGATAGAATCACAGAAATGCAAGCAGGCAAAAGTATCACAGGATTTAAAAATATTTCTATAAGTGAACCTGCATTTATGGGGCACTTTCCAGGACACCCAATTTACCCTGGAGTAATGATTCTTGAAGGGATGGCTCAAGCTGGTGGAGTATTAGCATTAAAAAGTAATGACCTTTCAACAGAAGAGTTACATAATAAAGTTATCTATTTTATGAGTATAGACAAAGCAAAATTTAGAAACCCTGTTAAACCAGGTGATAAGTTAGAATATAGAATTGAAGTTTTAAAATTAAGAGGAAACTTAATTGTACTTGATGGGAAAGCTTATGTAGATGATAAGTTAGTTGCAGAAGCTGAATTAAAAGCAATGGTTGTAGATAAATAATTTTAGGTTTGATATGAATAATATTCACAAAACAGCAATAATTGAAGATGGTGCAATACTTGGAGACAATATAACTATTGGAGCATTTACAGTTATTGGAAAAAATGTAAAAATTGGTGATGGAACAAATATTGGTTCTCAT from Malaciobacter molluscorum LMG 25693 includes:
- a CDS encoding EAL domain-containing protein, coding for MEKSTTYKKLITKIILFTLVITLSVAFLYGEYLKRDAIEKLTKIDAKKTSKLIFQSLYSAMEKGWNKKDLTNIINRINTIDEEMSVNVYRSPIVAKVYGEIENDKKVRKANPFVKKALNNTEILNIIDESLIQFYYPIVAKDQCLKCHINAKEGDVLGVIDISYPVRDLKVSLTSMINFFVIFIILFSIVLFIALYFEFDKYLVKPIKIFVNKINQITDEKDIKQRVDLSNKIEELSSMQKVFNKMLDSLEYQFYNDELTSLPNRKRLLEVVNKNNYASLMLINIDKFQEINDLYGDETGNNLLVHISELLEENSPKSSNLFKLHADEYALYYEQDISLEELQSLALYLIEIIEKNIFVVNEGNEAHVNVSVGIAVGNEALLTNADIALKIAKRKRQKFILYDSSMKIEHEYEQNLKWGKKIKDAIKDDRIVPLFQPIVNTQTQEVIKYESLIRLKDESGELISPIHFLDLAKKNKLYPQLTMIMVRKTFEKFSKIDKKISINLSVDDILNKEVYDCIMTHLKISNFGQRVVFELIESEGIENFDEVLNFIEEVKTYGCQISIDDFGTGYSNFEYLMKLKVDYIKIDASMIKNIDVNKDSQMVTETILDFANKMGIETIAEFIHSKNVYEKVKELGIHYAQGYYFGEPMSLD
- a CDS encoding type VI secretion system Vgr family protein, which codes for MSSKIENITKQLRSQINQNIKARIRLINYRSDLPDILNESLSVYKLNGISKVNSPYEFEVVFVSEEFIEIEDIVDTDVELIIQDEINPIDKKSIYGKIYEASEDSVVAKKYLYKIKIVSPLYYLGLNNRYEIYHEKKVSTIFSEIINKYNQLLNINVDVKIDIKNEVTREYTTQYNQSDLEFLTMLCEEEGYSFIVEYSSNNPYNIVLCKLTEHAIINSYSSVSQFNHSKRFTATNIIEDYYDYSNPSLEYKIQTGAAITSSIKDNQSTSQLRVDIKRNNLRDKLNVLDESLYKDLDKYNKIEAKREYVKSNLIKGTSQELVINDSLNIELEDERAKKVFDVIILEVKYNGIFPNALDEYIQNVNEKKKHELQYEVEFTSIPKDIDYVPAYTIIKPKINSVQTAIVASSNSNTKEDANTIDVDEQGRIKVLFHFEENKTISCYLRYSNFFAGNNYGAQFLPRVNSEVIVSFVNGDVDKPIIIGSLYNGENKVPYNLPKDKTKSYIKTNSMPQYEHKQGYNEILFEDKQGEELLSFRAQKDLKTHVLNDEYKHIENNSKLLVENDKEETIQKDSIITVGEEERKSIKANKILTVEKESITTIKNDCEEHYKQNLETLIKQDEKTYLERDVELRIKNILHKYIQKDVSDKFLQNLFVKIGKELRVDIEDGFHLNTNDLKVQASDNCLFDGANGISFKCGSNILTVDASGIHFNTPNFVDNSANGGVSVEDVIRDEDIMNVRLNDLNNNYLTKTIDKDVVLKADTTLSDGRNIKVSLIILDKEGKELARQTKNTTIKNKRISEYFDKEEIMKEHNLSYEDIYEIEGEVEW
- a CDS encoding LysM peptidoglycan-binding domain-containing protein, which gives rise to MITKKLDDKIKLTAKTVNVQIGQEVKVILKLFDKNKKVLAQKEYEEKVQENTKVEKKFTILSLANELNIDSSKVKYVSGWIDADNDGEITREYEKEVWMEVIEEKITALYFSYNQPSKPTVHEVKEGENLSLIAQKYNTTVEELVSVNKLANANIIYPKQSILIHNINQEEVNSIKLNNTFIPLGTKVNVIAHGTKGSKAKIKILANNSNFNFLKEEQEISEFDVTFDENGQSITPITLRPKNINDYKSLINKFMPKLGQDIKEEKLILKGEIKKDNYQSSLEVDDMNTIGLSHYQTYIKSAYITNASTGKIEAKLTAKKQGNDIIFQDIEGQNVASTPQDKVANALGNINNGLGGLVKGMEHKKGSFALTNSKGIHIKHYESGWSGNQYVKTYSMSKWANGLSKGTFVISLVIGYIQIDSAIDKDMIELKKRGIKTSTFIDEFGQHTEQQIGSTALGFTGGVILGLVSLPASSSMIVTVGTFILISTFVGWTLSKIGEKSVELFQNIKGNTIINNYPLKEEN
- a CDS encoding epoxyqueuosine reductase QueH, whose protein sequence is MLVHICCSVDSHYFLERIQEEYPNEELVGYFYDPNIHPYSEYRLRYLDVEYSCKKLGIKLIEGAYNLEEWLKKVKGMEHLPEKGDRCTVCYDDRLETSVKKAIELGHDKFTTTLLISPKKSQEKLEKIGAKLQEQTGLEFIFRDYRAGNGTQIQGEVVKQHSLYRQNYCGCLFGLTPQREAQKKVMDEMFNPISNQILPESIEQRLELYNKRNELEDKNEQYKIIKQRFLNYRLFNGKVDINKKTVPSYFLFYSTINRTKTNGRVEYVKDGICYLNREEMKVLDINTFNQIAQTSYKNVKELMYNPPIIKEELKIRDKIVNNPYDLSAVIIIDEIIEGKFDIELNTITYDDVKEEII